In the Maribacter sp. MJ134 genome, one interval contains:
- a CDS encoding Dps family protein, which produces MKLNSIGLDAEKSKVIGADLNILLANFQRYYQSLRGIHWNIKGKRFFDLHVKFEELYDDANLKVDLIAERILTLGVVPLHTFEDYMEQATVPAGKNITKDEEAIRLIVDSLKELLLIERKLLEASADANDEGTNSMMSDFITEQEKTVWMMKAWLTEEI; this is translated from the coding sequence ATGAAATTAAATAGTATTGGTTTAGATGCAGAAAAGTCCAAAGTTATTGGGGCAGACCTTAATATTCTTTTGGCCAATTTCCAACGTTATTATCAGAGTTTAAGAGGTATACATTGGAACATCAAAGGAAAACGATTTTTTGATTTGCATGTAAAGTTCGAGGAACTTTATGATGATGCTAATCTGAAGGTTGATTTAATTGCGGAACGTATTCTAACCTTAGGAGTTGTTCCTTTACACACCTTTGAGGATTACATGGAGCAAGCCACGGTACCTGCGGGTAAAAATATTACTAAAGACGAAGAAGCCATTCGTTTAATCGTGGATTCCTTAAAAGAACTATTGTTAATAGAACGAAAGCTTTTGGAGGCATCAGCAGATGCCAATGACGAAGGAACGAATAGCATGATGAGCGATTTTATAACCGAACAGGAGAAAACGGTCTGGATGATGAAAGCTTGGCTAACAGAAGAGATTTAA
- a CDS encoding DUF2141 domain-containing protein, with product MRIAALILGLVLTSFLSNAQEKEGVTLTVTIENVLSNEGKIIGALHTEGTFMKGAGIATEVVDAEKGEVTLTFTNVEPGTFAIMILHDGNGNNRMDFEANGMPKESYATTGELVFGPPSFNSAKFEVVDNDLDFRIRF from the coding sequence ATGAGAATTGCAGCACTTATTTTAGGATTAGTATTGACCAGCTTTTTGAGCAACGCACAGGAAAAGGAAGGTGTGACCCTTACCGTAACTATCGAGAATGTTCTTTCAAATGAAGGTAAGATTATAGGGGCCCTGCATACAGAGGGTACCTTTATGAAAGGAGCCGGCATTGCTACCGAGGTGGTAGATGCCGAAAAAGGGGAAGTAACCTTGACCTTTACAAATGTTGAACCCGGCACCTTTGCCATAATGATTTTGCACGATGGTAATGGGAATAACCGTATGGATTTTGAAGCTAACGGAATGCCCAAAGAGAGTTATGCTACGACGGGAGAATTGGTCTTTGGTCCTCCAAGTTTTAATAGCGCAAAGTTTGAGGTAGTCGACAATGACCTTGATTTTAGAATACGGTTTTAG
- a CDS encoding TonB-dependent receptor, with product MKAILTTLVFLITLNSAAQTIISGTVVDSKGNSITGANVYLDGTYDGASTNADGKFSFETSASGTQNLIVSMISYETYMQAGDVSYLKDLSIVLREAINQLNGVTLTAGSFQAGDNSKVSVLKPLDIVTTAGAAGDFIGALQTLPGTSNVSEDGRLFVRGGQAGETQVFIDGLRVFQPFNATANNVPTRGRFSPFLFKGITFSTGGYSAEYGQALSSVLLLNTTDEPDQEKTDISVLSVGGGLGRTMIWDNKSLSVNAQYINLAPYQWIVPNEQGARWNKPYQSFSGETVYRSKTDKGIFKFYTGFNQANLDVDQEDINFEDFVNFRLKNSNLYANTTYKHFFDKEWTVTTGASISYDRNDIGFEANDILTSETAGHLKLKVKKTFNSKLQLNMGVEHFITDYKDDFTTPDNFILASGFNDNLSAGFAEADIFFSNKFAMKLGLRGEHSSFLDDTNIAPRVSLAYKSSEKGQFSLAYGDFYQNPLTESLKFDQSLDFEKTAHYILNYQYLSDGKTFRAEAYYKDYDGLVKFDTQFPQFNSEFNNLGNGYATGIDIFWRDNKSIKNLDYWASYSYLDTERDFRNFPERATPNFAPAHSLSLVTKYWVGDWRSQIGLSYNHGSGRPYDNPNTPEFLAEKSKSFNSLNMNWAYLISQQKILFFSVSNITGFKNVNGYQYADTPNMNGIFERRAIRPTADAFFVIGFFWTISDDKTSNQLDNL from the coding sequence ATGAAGGCAATTTTAACAACACTAGTTTTTCTAATCACATTAAATAGCGCTGCTCAAACCATTATTTCGGGTACAGTTGTGGATAGCAAAGGTAATTCCATAACGGGTGCGAACGTTTACTTAGACGGAACGTATGATGGGGCATCTACGAATGCAGATGGAAAATTCAGCTTTGAAACCTCCGCTTCCGGAACACAAAACCTTATTGTATCCATGATTTCCTATGAAACTTATATGCAAGCAGGTGACGTATCCTACTTAAAAGACTTATCTATTGTATTGCGGGAGGCCATTAACCAATTAAACGGAGTTACCTTAACAGCGGGGAGCTTTCAAGCTGGGGACAACTCCAAAGTATCGGTACTAAAACCTTTGGATATTGTAACCACAGCAGGAGCTGCAGGAGATTTTATAGGAGCGCTACAAACATTACCGGGTACTTCAAATGTGAGCGAGGACGGTCGCCTCTTTGTACGTGGAGGCCAAGCAGGGGAGACACAAGTTTTTATAGATGGGTTACGGGTATTTCAACCTTTTAACGCAACCGCCAATAATGTACCTACTAGAGGGCGTTTTTCACCATTTCTTTTTAAAGGAATCACATTTAGCACCGGAGGGTATTCTGCCGAATACGGTCAGGCACTATCTAGCGTGCTTCTATTGAACACCACCGATGAACCGGACCAAGAAAAAACGGACATATCGGTTCTCTCCGTTGGCGGAGGTCTTGGGCGAACTATGATTTGGGACAACAAATCGCTCAGCGTTAACGCCCAGTATATAAATCTGGCACCGTACCAATGGATCGTGCCTAATGAGCAAGGTGCCCGTTGGAACAAACCTTACCAATCTTTTTCTGGCGAAACGGTGTATAGAAGTAAAACGGATAAAGGAATTTTTAAATTTTATACAGGATTTAATCAGGCGAACCTAGATGTAGACCAAGAGGATATCAATTTTGAGGACTTTGTCAACTTTCGTTTAAAAAATAGCAACCTGTACGCCAATACCACTTACAAGCATTTTTTTGATAAGGAATGGACCGTAACTACGGGAGCAAGTATTTCTTATGATAGAAACGATATTGGTTTTGAAGCCAACGATATTTTAACGAGCGAGACCGCCGGACATTTAAAACTGAAGGTAAAGAAGACCTTTAATAGTAAACTTCAATTGAATATGGGAGTGGAACATTTTATTACCGATTACAAAGACGATTTCACAACCCCGGACAATTTTATTTTAGCATCGGGATTTAATGATAATTTAAGTGCCGGATTTGCCGAGGCCGATATTTTCTTTAGTAACAAGTTTGCAATGAAACTAGGGCTTAGGGGAGAGCACTCCAGTTTTTTAGATGATACTAATATTGCACCTCGTGTATCATTGGCTTATAAGAGTAGCGAAAAGGGACAGTTTTCTCTGGCTTACGGAGATTTTTATCAAAACCCTTTGACAGAATCCCTGAAATTTGACCAAAGTCTAGACTTTGAAAAGACAGCACACTATATTTTAAATTATCAGTATCTATCCGACGGAAAAACTTTTAGGGCAGAGGCGTATTATAAGGATTATGACGGACTGGTAAAATTTGACACCCAATTTCCGCAGTTCAACTCAGAATTCAACAATCTCGGTAATGGCTATGCCACGGGTATCGATATCTTTTGGAGAGATAATAAGAGTATTAAAAACCTGGACTATTGGGCCTCCTATTCCTATTTGGATACCGAACGGGATTTCCGAAACTTTCCGGAGAGGGCAACACCCAATTTTGCCCCCGCACATAGTCTTTCCTTAGTGACAAAGTACTGGGTGGGAGACTGGCGTTCCCAAATAGGCCTTTCCTACAATCATGGTTCAGGAAGGCCATATGACAATCCGAATACGCCAGAATTTTTAGCCGAAAAGTCTAAATCTTTCAATAGCTTGAACATGAACTGGGCTTACCTGATTTCGCAACAAAAAATATTGTTTTTCTCGGTCAGTAACATTACCGGATTCAAAAATGTAAATGGGTATCAATATGCAGATACACCAAATATGAACGGTATTTTTGAGCGCCGTGCCATACGACCTACAGCAGATGCTTTCTTTGTAATCGGTTTCTTTTGGACCATAAGTGATGATAAAACGAGCAATCAGTTAGATAATCTTTGA
- a CDS encoding DoxX family membrane protein, with the protein MTFITYQLKKWITPYTIDSFFVNFFLFVPRLVTGGLLAFVYAPNKFGTPWTPDALELSFLEVSDEFVGLIANQGYPFDVFPDLFAWSIGFMEAFGGLLLILGLNTRVTAFFVFLTMTMGIFFRTWDGTWDILPVFSFFCLGLFLMGFGSGKWGLDYWLSKKLR; encoded by the coding sequence ATGACGTTCATTACATACCAACTTAAGAAGTGGATTACTCCGTATACCATTGATAGTTTCTTTGTTAATTTCTTTCTGTTCGTACCTCGCTTGGTGACCGGTGGGTTGCTTGCATTTGTTTACGCCCCTAATAAATTTGGAACCCCATGGACCCCAGACGCATTGGAATTGTCTTTTTTGGAAGTTTCGGACGAGTTTGTAGGGCTCATTGCAAATCAAGGTTATCCATTTGATGTATTTCCTGACCTTTTCGCTTGGTCCATTGGCTTTATGGAGGCCTTTGGCGGCCTTCTGCTTATTTTAGGTCTCAATACTCGTGTCACTGCATTTTTTGTCTTTCTTACAATGACCATGGGTATTTTTTTTAGGACTTGGGACGGCACTTGGGACATACTTCCAGTTTTTAGTTTCTTTTGCCTTGGCTTATTTCTCATGGGTTTTGGCTCGGGAAAATGGGGCTTGGATTATTGGTTATCGAAAAAACTACGCTAG
- a CDS encoding adenylate/guanylate cyclase domain-containing protein, with translation MRIKRFLKQIVPFGLIWAGFAFVYGLVEYGLLGTLEKYPATGNPYDFENGILPLVLGAFVVGLLQGACEVTWFRKKLSHTSLRVKILLKLLFYVFFIALSLIAFSLLNSYYNYEEYQFTDALDDLKRFSANFAFWSTLVFMGFVAGIAIFFSEMLQYVGDGVLYNALFSKYHKPLKEVRIFIFLDMKSSTSIAESLGHEQYFALLKQYYADMTSAILDSEAEIYQYVGDEIVLSWPKEIGLRNNNCIVSFLKISETLEAKRNWYQERFGIAPKFKAGYHIGEVTTGEIGIIKRNIIYTGDILNTAARLEAACNTYRANLLMSGELYRELNNKSTSRFKFKRIGELVLRGKNKPIDLYTIEF, from the coding sequence TTGCGAATAAAAAGATTTTTAAAACAAATAGTACCTTTTGGACTTATATGGGCGGGCTTTGCTTTTGTCTATGGCTTAGTGGAGTATGGCTTGCTGGGTACGTTGGAGAAATACCCCGCTACGGGAAACCCTTATGATTTTGAAAATGGCATTTTACCCTTGGTTTTGGGAGCGTTCGTGGTTGGTCTACTACAAGGGGCATGTGAGGTCACTTGGTTTAGAAAAAAACTGTCCCATACCTCGCTCAGGGTAAAGATTTTATTAAAGCTGCTATTCTATGTTTTTTTTATAGCGCTAAGTCTGATAGCTTTCAGCCTTCTCAACAGTTATTACAATTACGAAGAATACCAATTTACGGATGCTTTAGACGACTTAAAACGATTTTCTGCCAATTTCGCCTTTTGGAGTACATTGGTTTTTATGGGATTTGTGGCGGGTATTGCCATTTTCTTTTCAGAAATGCTACAATATGTGGGAGATGGAGTGCTCTACAATGCTTTGTTTTCTAAGTATCACAAGCCTTTGAAAGAAGTTAGAATATTTATATTTTTGGATATGAAGTCTTCTACGAGCATTGCGGAATCGCTAGGTCACGAGCAATATTTTGCCTTATTAAAGCAGTATTATGCGGATATGACCAGCGCTATTTTAGATAGCGAGGCAGAAATATACCAGTATGTTGGGGACGAAATTGTTTTATCCTGGCCCAAGGAAATTGGTCTAAGAAATAATAATTGTATTGTTTCTTTTCTAAAAATTTCCGAAACGCTCGAAGCAAAAAGGAATTGGTACCAGGAAAGGTTCGGAATAGCACCAAAATTTAAAGCAGGCTATCATATAGGGGAAGTCACCACGGGAGAAATAGGCATCATAAAGAGAAACATCATTTATACTGGGGATATTTTAAATACTGCCGCTCGTTTAGAGGCGGCCTGTAACACGTATAGGGCCAACTTACTAATGTCCGGCGAGCTCTACAGGGAACTAAACAACAAAAGTACTTCTAGATTTAAATTCAA